In Rutidosis leptorrhynchoides isolate AG116_Rl617_1_P2 chromosome 2, CSIRO_AGI_Rlap_v1, whole genome shotgun sequence, one genomic interval encodes:
- the LOC139889342 gene encoding uncharacterized protein yields MYVQRGKVLRSDACGKHRVFPIKVGLHQGSALSPFLFALILDELSQGIQENIPWCLIFADDIVLVSESNEELNRRLEQWRDALQISRQKTKYLRCDFDRTEDEQNVGVNIYIGDQILHSQDSFRYLGLVLRKSERIDEDVAHRIKVVWLKWRGAKGVLCDKKISFKLK; encoded by the coding sequence ATGTACGTACAAAGGGGCAAAGTCTTGCGTTCGGACGCATGTGGGAAACACAGAGTTTTCCCGATAAAAGTTGGTCTGCACCAGGGATCTGCCCTTAGTCCTttccttttcgctttgatcctcGACGAGCTATCTCAAGGAATACAAGAGAACATCCCTTGGTGTTTGATTTTTGCCGACGATATTGTGCTAGTATCGGAATCCAATGAGGAGCTTAATAGAAGACTGGAACAATGGAGGGATGCCCTACAGATCAGTAGACAAAAGACGAAATATCTGAGGTGCGATTTTGATAGGACTGAGGATGAACAAAATGTTGGAGTGAATATCTACATTGGGGACCAGATTTTGCACTCACAAGATTCGTTTAGATATCTAGGCTTGGTCCTACGCAAGTCGGAGAGGATAGACGAGGACGTGGCCCACCGAATTAAGGTAGTTTGGTTGAAGTGGAGAGGGGCGAAAGGggtcttgtgcgacaagaagatatCGTTCAAATTGAAAtga
- the LOC139889341 gene encoding uncharacterized protein, protein MRRCLRCGMIGHESQGCSFRKTVCWSCHQPGHHSASCQASKEESSGAGLGACSASVGGSTASSGQKRKNLPTVEARAFQMRFEAATANDDVITDMFFISSIPVRVLFDSCANRTFMSIDFLLPIPSFNVVLGINWMSLHKAHIKCDKKIVTFRLSDVT, encoded by the exons ATGAGAagatgtttaagatgtggtatgATAGGTCATGAGTCTCAGGGGTGTTCATTCCGAAAAactgtgtgttggagttgtcatcagccTGGTCACCATTCAGCAAGCTGTCAGGCATCAAAAGAGGAAAGTTCCGGGGCCGGATTAGGGGCGTGttcggcatctgtcgggggttccacagcctccAGTGGACAGAAGAGGAAGAACCTGCCGACTGTAGAGGCAAGGGCCTTTCAGATGAGATTTGAGGCCGCTACTGCTAATGATGACGTCATAACTGATATGTTTTTTATCAGCTCAATACCTGTTAGAGTATTATTTGATTCATGCGCAAATAGgacgtttatgtctatagatttct tgcTGCCTATCCCTAGTTTTAACGTAGTGTTAGGGATAAACTGGATGAGCttacataaggcccacattaaaTGTGATAAGAAGATTGTAACCTTTCGTTTGTCTGATGTAACCtga